The following are encoded in a window of Staphylospora marina genomic DNA:
- a CDS encoding undecaprenyl-diphosphate phosphatase → MNWLEALILGIIQGLTEFLPVSSTGHLLLGRHLFGLEEAGLFLDTMLHFGTLLAVLTVYRKEIFSMIRRPLDRPALLILAGTVPTAAVGLLFEDAFEELSRTGITVGWEFLATGLILWMADRHLNRGVKTFDEIRFRHAALIGLAQGAAILPALSRSGLTIAAAVFCRLRKQDAAAFSFLLSVPAIAGGVLLQGKKLLEGGAPPLPLSSLLLGTAAAALSGYIAVRWMISLINRGSLKGFAVYVTVLGLIVLALQAAGKF, encoded by the coding sequence ATGAATTGGCTGGAAGCCCTCATTCTCGGCATCATCCAGGGATTGACCGAATTTCTCCCCGTCAGCAGCACCGGACACCTGCTGCTCGGGCGACACCTGTTCGGATTGGAGGAAGCGGGACTCTTTCTCGACACCATGCTCCATTTCGGCACGCTTCTGGCCGTCCTGACCGTGTACCGCAAGGAAATTTTCTCGATGATCCGCCGTCCGCTGGACCGACCCGCCTTGCTCATCCTCGCCGGCACCGTTCCCACGGCCGCCGTCGGGCTCCTGTTTGAGGATGCGTTCGAAGAGTTGTCCCGGACGGGGATCACCGTGGGCTGGGAGTTTCTCGCCACCGGGCTGATCCTGTGGATGGCGGACCGTCATCTCAACAGAGGTGTCAAAACATTCGATGAAATCCGTTTTCGGCATGCCGCCCTGATCGGGCTCGCCCAAGGAGCGGCGATCCTGCCCGCTTTGTCCCGCTCCGGCCTCACCATCGCCGCGGCCGTGTTTTGCCGCCTGCGCAAACAGGATGCCGCCGCTTTCTCGTTCCTGCTGTCCGTCCCGGCCATTGCCGGCGGAGTGTTGTTGCAGGGGAAAAAACTGCTGGAAGGAGGCGCACCTCCCCTTCCGCTTTCTTCCCTGCTCCTCGGCACGGCAGCCGCCGCCCTGTCCGGATACATCGCCGTCCGCTGGATGATCTCGCTGATCAACCGCGGTTCGTTGAAAGGATTTGCCGTCTACGTCACCGTTTTGGGTCTGATCGTGCTGGCGCTGCAAGCGGCGGGGAAATTCTGA
- a CDS encoding MDR family MFS transporter, translating to MKKERRMVTVAMLVGTFLSAIEGTIVSTAMPSIIAELGGAGLMGWVFAAYTLTVTVATAIFGKMSDLFGRKRSFMLAAGIFLAGSMLSGLAGSMIPLILFRAVQGIGAGGLVTTIMTVIGDLYPYEERAKVQGWISAVWGISGVLGPLVGGFLVDAVSWRWIFYLNLPFGVGAVILVWLFLREEELEREPRKPVDAAGAALFTTGTVLLLLVLLSGGEALSWGSPVTWALLGMSVLLFGGFVRVEKTAPEPMIPLDLFRNRTILFSTLAGFLCGAVLMAITAYVPLWTQGIYGEGATGAGLALLPMSLFWPLGAVVSGRILVRIGPRNTAMFGSLVLLTGLALLFGMSPDSSRWQLMAAISLTGIGFGFVYTVTIVVVQSAVDGSLRGAANGINSFLRSLGQSVGIAVFGALFNHRILSALPSGSNLGIDDFNRLYDRGTVLDPSVQEILRKALASGLHLVFSGLLVLALGALFVVRMLPTGKPEPQPRPQELNRV from the coding sequence ATGAAGAAAGAAAGACGAATGGTGACGGTGGCCATGCTGGTCGGCACGTTTTTGAGTGCCATCGAAGGAACCATTGTCAGCACCGCCATGCCGTCGATCATTGCGGAGTTGGGAGGAGCCGGCCTGATGGGCTGGGTGTTTGCCGCATACACGTTGACCGTGACGGTGGCCACGGCCATTTTCGGAAAAATGAGCGACCTGTTCGGCCGCAAACGTTCGTTCATGTTGGCGGCCGGCATCTTTCTGGCCGGTTCGATGCTGTCGGGACTGGCCGGAAGCATGATTCCGCTGATCCTCTTCCGGGCGGTCCAGGGGATCGGCGCCGGCGGATTGGTCACCACCATCATGACCGTCATCGGGGACTTGTACCCGTATGAGGAGCGCGCCAAAGTTCAGGGATGGATCAGTGCCGTCTGGGGGATTTCCGGCGTGCTCGGCCCCCTGGTGGGCGGCTTCTTGGTGGATGCCGTGTCGTGGCGCTGGATCTTTTACCTCAATCTGCCGTTCGGGGTGGGGGCGGTCATTCTGGTATGGCTGTTCCTGCGGGAAGAGGAGCTGGAACGTGAGCCCCGCAAACCCGTCGATGCGGCCGGAGCCGCTCTGTTCACGACCGGAACCGTTTTGCTGCTTCTCGTCCTGCTGTCCGGGGGAGAGGCGCTTTCCTGGGGCTCGCCGGTCACCTGGGCCCTGCTCGGGATGAGCGTGCTGTTGTTCGGCGGATTCGTCCGGGTGGAAAAAACCGCTCCCGAACCGATGATTCCGCTCGATCTGTTTCGGAACCGCACGATCCTGTTTTCCACGCTGGCCGGCTTTCTGTGCGGAGCCGTGCTGATGGCGATTACTGCTTATGTTCCCCTGTGGACCCAGGGCATATACGGTGAGGGAGCGACCGGGGCGGGACTCGCCCTGTTGCCCATGTCCCTCTTCTGGCCGTTGGGAGCGGTGGTGTCCGGTCGCATTTTGGTCCGGATCGGTCCCCGGAATACGGCCATGTTCGGAAGTCTGGTGTTGCTGACGGGGCTGGCCCTGCTCTTCGGCATGTCGCCGGATTCGTCCAGATGGCAGCTGATGGCGGCCATTTCCCTGACCGGCATCGGCTTCGGCTTTGTCTACACGGTGACGATCGTGGTGGTTCAGTCTGCGGTGGACGGTTCCTTGCGCGGAGCGGCCAACGGGATCAACAGCTTTTTGCGCTCCCTCGGTCAGAGCGTGGGGATCGCGGTGTTCGGGGCGCTTTTCAACCACCGGATCCTTTCCGCGCTTCCGTCCGGCAGCAATCTGGGCATCGACGATTTCAACCGTCTGTATGACCGGGGAACCGTGTTGGATCCGTCCGTGCAGGAAATCCTGAGAAAGGCGTTGGCTTCCGGTCTGCACCTGGTGTTTTCCGGGCTGCTGGTTCTGGCGCTGGGCGCTCTTTTCGTCGTCCGCATGCTTCCGACCGGCAAGCCGGAACCTCAACCTCGGCCGCAGGAATTGAACCGGGTCTGA
- a CDS encoding M48 family metallopeptidase, translating into MTREKFEKLVNKLEVKARENPKWYRAQVVAFAGLAYVYIWLFLLLFSALFIGLAVDWWVNGKWSLGRINAMITSGVLIYFIIRAMMVRAEMPDGVELTREEAPGLFETLDELKERMKAPEIHKVLVDEDFNASVMQYSTYMLFGRKQHILKVGFPLLLTLSPEQMKSVLAHELAHVSHADTKLGARIYRLGSSMEQLLKSLEKNDEKLGTWIFRPFFRWFVPRFSAWSFVMRRTEEYRADAKAAEMTSPQVAGEALIHIHVKRHWYSETFMGDHVLDEVRKNGSVTGLFSLYLERMQQVPDEEWEKILKMSLAEDTDLTDTHPSLRERLEALGVTPALPEPVKRTSLETFMEDPDQWLAGFNHLWDKIYGDDVRSAVRYHDTLEQLFEHLRDKKERTPRETADLVMLMLKRNGPGAALNLLRETPEKVREAFEFGKVHMILANVLVQSGRVEEAVPLIETAVRQDWEVREDGLRFLGEWYEKQGDEENIRRIAKERDGWRNYLVKTDDEIEDFKNPKRWKPADLPEAAINSLVEDFMEWDTVDALFLVELELSRGEPQRSHYVLGVVHDYSEMGMRDIMRAMKAFDEWMENEWESSLPVTVLDLTNEEKLLDEIVEIEDSLIFCREEDDEEEEEEAEEHIRA; encoded by the coding sequence ATGACAAGGGAGAAATTTGAAAAGCTGGTCAACAAACTGGAGGTCAAGGCCAGAGAGAATCCGAAATGGTACCGGGCACAGGTGGTGGCGTTCGCCGGACTGGCGTATGTGTACATCTGGCTGTTTTTGCTCTTGTTCTCGGCTTTGTTCATCGGGCTTGCCGTTGACTGGTGGGTGAACGGGAAGTGGTCTTTGGGACGGATCAACGCAATGATCACATCCGGAGTGCTGATTTATTTCATCATCCGGGCCATGATGGTCCGCGCGGAGATGCCGGACGGGGTGGAATTGACAAGGGAAGAAGCCCCCGGATTGTTCGAGACGTTGGATGAATTGAAGGAGCGGATGAAGGCTCCGGAAATTCACAAAGTTCTGGTAGATGAAGACTTCAATGCGTCCGTGATGCAGTATTCCACATACATGTTGTTCGGCAGGAAACAACACATCCTGAAAGTGGGGTTTCCGCTGCTGCTCACGCTGTCTCCCGAACAGATGAAGTCGGTATTGGCACATGAATTGGCCCACGTGTCCCATGCGGACACCAAGCTCGGCGCGAGGATTTACCGGTTGGGCAGCTCCATGGAACAGTTGCTCAAATCATTGGAGAAAAACGACGAGAAATTGGGAACCTGGATTTTTCGCCCGTTTTTCCGGTGGTTTGTCCCCCGTTTCAGTGCTTGGTCGTTTGTGATGCGTCGGACGGAGGAGTACAGAGCGGACGCGAAAGCGGCGGAAATGACGAGCCCGCAGGTCGCCGGAGAAGCACTCATTCACATTCACGTCAAAAGGCATTGGTACTCGGAAACGTTCATGGGAGATCACGTTTTGGATGAAGTGCGGAAAAACGGCTCCGTCACCGGACTGTTCAGCCTGTACCTGGAAAGAATGCAACAGGTTCCGGACGAAGAATGGGAGAAAATCTTGAAGATGAGCCTGGCAGAGGACACCGATCTGACCGACACGCACCCGTCCCTGCGTGAACGGCTGGAAGCGCTCGGCGTCACGCCCGCTCTGCCGGAACCGGTGAAACGGACTTCGCTTGAAACGTTTATGGAGGATCCGGATCAGTGGCTGGCGGGATTCAATCATCTCTGGGACAAGATTTACGGGGATGATGTCCGGTCGGCGGTGAGGTATCACGACACCCTGGAGCAACTCTTCGAGCACCTCCGGGACAAGAAAGAAAGAACCCCCCGCGAAACCGCAGACCTGGTCATGTTGATGCTGAAACGGAACGGACCCGGTGCGGCACTGAACCTTCTGCGGGAAACACCGGAGAAGGTGCGTGAGGCCTTCGAGTTCGGCAAAGTGCACATGATTTTGGCGAATGTCCTGGTCCAGTCCGGTCGGGTGGAAGAAGCGGTTCCCCTGATCGAAACGGCGGTCAGACAGGATTGGGAAGTGCGGGAGGACGGGCTCCGATTTTTGGGCGAGTGGTACGAAAAACAGGGCGATGAGGAGAACATTCGCCGCATCGCAAAAGAACGGGACGGTTGGCGCAATTATTTGGTCAAGACCGATGACGAAATCGAGGATTTCAAGAATCCGAAGCGTTGGAAACCGGCGGACCTGCCGGAAGCGGCGATCAACAGTCTGGTGGAAGACTTCATGGAATGGGACACAGTGGATGCGCTGTTCCTGGTGGAGCTGGAGCTCTCCCGTGGAGAACCGCAGCGCAGCCATTACGTTCTCGGCGTGGTGCATGACTACTCGGAGATGGGAATGCGCGACATCATGAGAGCCATGAAAGCGTTCGATGAATGGATGGAAAACGAATGGGAGTCTTCCCTCCCCGTCACCGTGTTGGATCTGACGAATGAAGAAAAGTTGCTGGACGAAATCGTGGAAATCGAGGATTCCCTGATTTTCTGCCGGGAAGAGGATGACGAGGAAGAGGAAGAAGAAGCGGAAGAACACATCAGGGCTTGA
- a CDS encoding CPCC family cysteine-rich protein — protein MAFPCPCCGFLTYEEEPDGTFDICPVCFWEDDPVQNRDPCFAEGANTVSLNQARENFRLHGAIELRFVRCMRKPLLHEIPDGAPGDASLFEENPEKE, from the coding sequence GTGGCTTTTCCTTGCCCTTGCTGCGGCTTTTTGACATATGAAGAAGAGCCGGACGGGACCTTTGACATTTGTCCGGTCTGTTTCTGGGAGGATGATCCGGTACAAAACCGGGATCCCTGCTTTGCGGAGGGAGCGAATACGGTCTCTTTGAATCAGGCCCGGGAAAACTTCAGGCTCCACGGTGCCATCGAACTCCGGTTTGTGCGATGCATGAGAAAGCCGCTTCTGCATGAAATTCCGGACGGCGCCCCTGGCGATGCTTCGCTGTTTGAAGAAAATCCGGAGAAGGAGTAG
- a CDS encoding DUF2614 family zinc ribbon-containing protein — protein MLISGKLNKIRTFALLLIFAGVGVMYLGFWLKTLMAVFIALGMLFVLVSVGIYFWIGILSTQAVRVQCPVCGKETKILGRRDECMHCKAILSVDPKDAPAPAEEPNPSGETEDSSRNVDLPGEPNTASRE, from the coding sequence ATGCTGATTTCGGGCAAGCTCAACAAGATTCGCACCTTCGCCCTGCTGCTGATTTTCGCGGGCGTCGGTGTGATGTACCTCGGCTTTTGGCTCAAAACCCTGATGGCGGTGTTCATCGCGCTGGGAATGCTGTTCGTGCTGGTCAGTGTCGGGATTTATTTCTGGATCGGCATCCTGTCCACCCAAGCCGTCCGCGTGCAATGCCCGGTTTGCGGGAAAGAGACGAAGATCCTGGGACGGCGTGACGAATGCATGCATTGCAAGGCGATTCTGTCCGTCGACCCGAAGGATGCCCCCGCACCGGCTGAGGAACCAAACCCGTCCGGAGAAACGGAAGATTCCTCCCGAAACGTGGATCTCCCCGGCGAACCAAACACCGCCAGCCGGGAATGA
- a CDS encoding Imm10 family immunity protein: MDEDLEVMMFGLADDPFDTMEYILFERSLEHDEQDIKLGLDRVYVEVGDQSRSSYGGIEEIAIGKNKVTIRVNDVTALHLGTEKTMKVTVSTEYDPDRVKEFLMNMFEREPSVTIRLE, encoded by the coding sequence GTGGATGAAGATCTGGAAGTCATGATGTTTGGTCTGGCGGACGATCCGTTCGATACGATGGAGTATATTCTCTTTGAACGATCGTTGGAACACGATGAACAAGACATAAAGCTGGGGCTTGACCGGGTTTATGTGGAGGTCGGTGACCAGAGCCGTTCTTCATATGGAGGAATTGAAGAGATTGCCATCGGCAAAAACAAAGTGACCATCAGGGTAAATGACGTAACTGCACTCCATCTCGGTACGGAGAAAACGATGAAGGTTACGGTTTCAACCGAATATGACCCTGACCGTGTGAAAGAGTTTTTGATGAACATGTTTGAAAGGGAACCTTCGGTAACGATCCGGTTGGAATAA
- a CDS encoding DUF6630 family protein — protein MRYDPEKLLQLCRHMLPGDLSLTAEVRLAIEKPILYLTVARKDVLAGPEWERWRPTRSLPWFALLRGLRRRRLLFTWNDLTPDAHARSRFMRWAWVIRQGRLHSAHSDFLELDARRQREWFLRIATRELDALGYALCELSPSLSPMTLTVLDRETALRCSELAAESGYGVIEICPGSGCLPSEPVTTWNPACPH, from the coding sequence ATGCGGTATGATCCGGAAAAGTTGCTGCAGCTCTGCCGGCACATGCTGCCCGGTGACCTGTCCCTGACGGCCGAAGTTCGCCTGGCCATCGAAAAACCGATTCTCTATCTGACGGTGGCCCGAAAGGATGTTTTGGCGGGACCCGAATGGGAGCGCTGGCGACCGACCCGCAGTCTGCCGTGGTTTGCCCTCCTGCGCGGATTGCGACGTCGCCGCCTGCTGTTCACCTGGAACGATCTGACCCCCGATGCCCACGCCCGGTCCCGCTTCATGCGCTGGGCCTGGGTGATCCGGCAGGGTCGGCTTCACTCCGCCCACTCCGATTTCCTGGAGCTGGATGCCCGGCGGCAGCGCGAGTGGTTCCTCCGGATTGCCACCCGCGAGCTGGACGCCCTCGGTTACGCCCTTTGCGAACTTTCTCCGTCCCTGTCTCCCATGACCCTCACCGTGCTCGACCGGGAGACGGCGCTCCGGTGCTCGGAACTGGCCGCCGAATCGGGCTACGGTGTGATCGAAATCTGCCCGGGAAGCGGCTGTCTGCCGTCGGAACCGGTCACCACGTGGAATCCTGCATGTCCTCACTGA
- a CDS encoding TlpA family protein disulfide reductase has protein sequence MKAPPFRLKDLNGTTHSLDMYRGKVIWLDFWVSWCAACLADLPRKQVLHRGMRRPDLVYLTIHVTGRDPDPAKAARLVEESGFTFPVLRDEGRNTYDAFGLSSVPSTVLIRRDGTVHDIYNETIPLPAIMAEAARLLEEKP, from the coding sequence GTGAAAGCTCCCCCGTTCCGGCTGAAAGACCTGAACGGGACCACGCATTCCCTCGACATGTACAGAGGAAAGGTGATTTGGCTCGATTTCTGGGTCTCCTGGTGCGCCGCCTGCCTCGCGGACTTGCCGCGCAAGCAGGTGCTTCACCGGGGCATGCGCCGTCCGGATCTGGTCTATCTCACCATCCACGTGACGGGCCGGGATCCCGATCCCGCAAAGGCCGCCCGTCTGGTGGAGGAATCGGGATTCACCTTTCCCGTCCTGAGGGATGAGGGACGGAACACCTATGACGCCTTCGGGCTCAGCTCGGTGCCGTCCACCGTCCTCATCCGCCGGGACGGCACGGTGCACGACATCTACAATGAAACGATTCCGCTGCCGGCCATCATGGCGGAAGCCGCCCGATTGCTGGAAGAAAAGCCCTGA
- a CDS encoding DMT family transporter, producing the protein MWLLLALLSSLTFGLAGFMMKASQAKQGETAALLWGLYASGTAGFALWMMRQDSVDLSAWTWLAGLVVGAGSAWGNLLFMKALDSGPASLTSPIVNLHTAFTVLLSVLAYGERLTWQEWTGVLLLTATAALLPVDPDEQLRIRDPRWYALVWLAAGLFFLRNGGLKITEEAGMDNTSILFVSYLFGLLWFTPPFLRTRASGIDRGSLRTGLVWGLASGIFSFAGMQVYAMALESGPASIVAPIFSTNSLVVAVMSMAVFRERLSRMQTFCLIFFFIGMFLVRSG; encoded by the coding sequence ATGTGGTTGTTGCTTGCACTGCTCAGCTCCCTCACCTTCGGATTGGCCGGTTTCATGATGAAAGCCAGTCAGGCCAAACAAGGGGAAACCGCCGCCTTGCTGTGGGGCCTGTACGCTTCGGGAACGGCCGGCTTCGCCCTGTGGATGATGCGGCAGGACAGCGTCGACCTCTCCGCATGGACCTGGCTCGCCGGTCTGGTCGTCGGAGCAGGTTCCGCCTGGGGAAATCTGCTCTTCATGAAAGCATTGGACTCGGGTCCCGCCAGCCTGACGTCACCGATCGTCAATCTGCACACCGCGTTCACGGTGCTTCTGTCCGTCTTGGCATACGGCGAGCGGCTGACCTGGCAGGAATGGACGGGAGTGCTGCTCCTGACCGCGACCGCCGCCCTGTTGCCCGTGGACCCGGATGAGCAGCTGCGCATTCGCGATCCGCGCTGGTACGCACTCGTATGGCTGGCCGCGGGACTGTTCTTTCTGCGCAACGGAGGCCTCAAAATCACCGAAGAAGCGGGCATGGACAATACCTCGATCCTGTTCGTGAGCTATCTGTTCGGCCTGCTGTGGTTCACTCCGCCATTCCTGCGAACGCGCGCATCCGGCATCGATCGCGGCTCCTTGCGCACCGGACTGGTCTGGGGCCTTGCCTCCGGGATCTTTTCATTCGCCGGCATGCAAGTCTACGCGATGGCCCTGGAAAGCGGTCCGGCCAGCATCGTCGCCCCCATTTTTTCCACCAACAGCCTGGTGGTGGCGGTGATGTCCATGGCCGTGTTCCGGGAGCGGCTGTCCCGGATGCAAACGTTCTGTCTGATTTTCTTTTTCATCGGCATGTTCTTGGTGCGTTCCGGCTGA